In one window of Prevotella sp. E13-17 DNA:
- a CDS encoding 2-C-methyl-D-erythritol 4-phosphate cytidylyltransferase has product MDYIIIVAGGKGLRMGGEVPKQFLPIGGMPVLMRTLKRFRDYSKDLQIILVLPKAQQDYWRELCATYQFDVPYLLADGGQTRFHSVQNGLALIPDDAQGVVGVHDGVRPFVSVEVIRACYETARIHKAVIPVTPVVETLRHVGEGNVYRADYRLVQTPQTFDIQLLKAANRQPYTESFTDDASVVEAYGEQVTMVDGNRENIKITTPFDLKIAETLL; this is encoded by the coding sequence ATGGACTACATCATCATCGTAGCAGGCGGTAAAGGCTTGCGTATGGGTGGCGAGGTGCCCAAGCAGTTCCTGCCCATCGGCGGCATGCCCGTGTTGATGCGCACGCTGAAGCGCTTCCGCGACTATTCCAAGGATCTACAAATTATCCTCGTGTTGCCCAAGGCGCAGCAGGACTACTGGCGCGAGCTTTGTGCCACCTATCAGTTTGACGTGCCCTATCTGTTGGCCGACGGCGGGCAGACCCGTTTTCATTCCGTGCAGAACGGCTTGGCTCTGATTCCCGATGACGCACAGGGCGTTGTCGGTGTGCATGATGGCGTGCGTCCTTTCGTCTCGGTCGAAGTGATTCGTGCCTGCTATGAGACAGCGCGCATCCACAAGGCGGTGATTCCCGTCACCCCCGTTGTCGAAACCTTGCGACATGTGGGCGAGGGTAATGTCTATCGTGCCGACTATCGTCTGGTGCAGACACCGCAGACCTTCGATATTCAACTGCTGAAGGCTGCCAACCGTCAGCCTTATACCGAGTCTTTCACCGACGACGCCTCTGTGGTTGAGGCCTATGGCGAACAAGTGACCATGGTCGATGGCAACCGCGAGAATATCAAAATCACCACACCTTTCGACCTCAAGATAGCAGAGACGCTGCTATAA
- a CDS encoding DJ-1 family glyoxalase III: MAKVYVFLANGFEDVEALIPIDVLRRGGVEVVTVSTTGEGQVVESSHHVQFIADVMFESCNFSDADLLLLPGGMPGASNLYAHQGVREAVLRQHEAGKRLAAICAAPGVVLGQLGILKGKKATCYPGFEQLLEGATYTADLCTVDGTITTGEGPAAAFPFAYELLSQLVDQQTADQIAEGMRFKHLMQR; the protein is encoded by the coding sequence ATGGCAAAAGTATATGTGTTTCTGGCCAACGGCTTTGAGGATGTCGAGGCCCTGATACCCATCGATGTGTTGCGTCGTGGCGGTGTGGAAGTAGTAACGGTGAGCACCACTGGCGAGGGCCAGGTGGTAGAGAGCTCACATCACGTGCAGTTCATTGCCGATGTGATGTTCGAGAGTTGCAATTTTTCTGATGCAGACCTGTTGCTGCTTCCTGGTGGTATGCCGGGTGCCAGCAATCTCTATGCCCATCAAGGTGTCAGAGAGGCAGTGCTCCGCCAGCACGAGGCCGGCAAGCGCTTGGCTGCCATCTGTGCAGCTCCGGGTGTAGTGTTGGGCCAGCTAGGCATCCTGAAAGGTAAGAAAGCCACGTGCTATCCCGGTTTTGAGCAGTTGCTTGAAGGCGCTACCTATACTGCCGACCTTTGTACCGTAGATGGTACCATCACCACGGGCGAGGGCCCTGCCGCCGCATTCCCCTTTGCCTACGAGCTGCTGTCGCAGCTGGTTGACCAGCAGACGGCCGACCAGATTGCCGAGGGCATGCGTTTCAAACACCTGATGCAGCGCTGA
- a CDS encoding NAD kinase produces MPQQPLRFALFGNVYQHAKSAAIRQVLTTLQEYGATVLIDEEYYDFLCCSEMIDVRNYQTFNGCSFEADFAISMGGDGTLLKTASRVRDKQIPILGVNMGRLGFLADISPREVESCFKALFTGEYRVEDRALIQVHTDGERLTGYNCALNDVAILKRDTASMISIRASVNGEYLTTYQADGLIVSTPTGSTAYSLSNGGPIIVPQTGVMLMTAVAPHSLNVRPIVLPDTATIELTVSSRSHTFLVAIDGQAEKLPEGTTLRLSRAPYQIKVVKRNSTHYFSMLREKMMWGADGRI; encoded by the coding sequence ATGCCACAACAACCTTTACGTTTCGCTCTTTTCGGCAACGTTTACCAACACGCCAAGTCGGCTGCCATCCGCCAGGTGCTGACCACCTTGCAGGAATATGGCGCCACCGTACTTATTGACGAGGAGTACTACGACTTTCTTTGTTGTTCGGAGATGATCGATGTGCGCAACTACCAGACGTTCAACGGCTGTAGCTTCGAGGCTGACTTCGCCATCTCGATGGGCGGTGACGGTACACTGCTGAAGACGGCCAGCAGGGTGCGCGACAAGCAGATTCCTATACTGGGTGTGAACATGGGGCGACTGGGATTTCTGGCAGACATATCGCCACGCGAGGTGGAGTCGTGCTTCAAGGCGCTGTTCACTGGCGAATACCGGGTGGAAGACCGCGCACTGATACAGGTGCACACCGACGGCGAGAGACTGACGGGCTATAACTGTGCGCTCAACGATGTGGCTATACTGAAACGCGACACGGCATCTATGATTTCCATACGGGCCTCGGTCAACGGCGAATATCTCACCACGTATCAGGCCGACGGACTGATTGTCTCGACGCCAACGGGCTCTACAGCCTACTCACTGTCGAACGGTGGTCCTATCATTGTACCACAGACGGGCGTCATGCTCATGACGGCTGTGGCGCCCCACTCACTGAATGTGCGCCCTATCGTACTGCCAGACACGGCCACCATCGAACTGACCGTGAGCAGTCGCAGTCATACGTTCCTCGTGGCCATCGACGGTCAGGCAGAGAAACTGCCAGAGGGTACTACGTTGCGCCTTTCGCGCGCGCCCTATCAGATAAAGGTGGTGAAGCGCAACAGCACGCACTACTTCTCGATGCTACGCGAAAAAATGATGTGGGGAGCCGACGGCAGAATCTAA
- a CDS encoding ABC transporter ATP-binding protein has product MKLFTLLHKNESHYTTKEIFRWLWRALKGNRLQASMNATIGLVGVGFSLLSVWAMQRAIDIAAHVYTTDTDQRTALYWAVGLMALIILGEFAVGISRVWVRNILGVKAQNRLQQHMLARLLRSEWRGREAMHTGDVISRLEQDVKTVVQFLTETMPSVLSTITMFIGAFFYLLQMDVWLACITVGILPIFILISRFYVTQMRRFSRKVRDSDSRVQSLLTETMQHRMLVKTMEADNLILDRLSDTQTMLRGWVRLRTAFSVTSHLFLNVGFSLGYLIAFLWGALRMQSGTLTFGGMTAFLQLVFHIQGPARELTRLAPAFVSVFTAAERLMELEETPEEQQGEAIMLPAPCGIRFEQVTFNYGADGQQPAMDNFSADFKPGTCTAIMGETGSGKTTLIRLLLALVKPQQGEILLYGDHHEATSLSPLHRCNFIYVPQGNTMLSGSLRDNLQLGNPLATDEAMREALSKACADFINELPQGLDTHFSELGGGLSEGQAQRIAIARALLRPGSILLLDEATSALDTETERKVLENILSDHRRTVIFVTHRTAVINYCDQVITIGQ; this is encoded by the coding sequence ATGAAACTATTCACGCTGCTGCATAAAAACGAGAGCCACTACACAACGAAAGAGATATTCAGATGGCTGTGGCGGGCACTGAAGGGCAACCGACTTCAGGCTTCGATGAACGCAACCATCGGACTGGTAGGCGTGGGCTTCAGTCTGCTCTCGGTATGGGCCATGCAGCGTGCCATCGATATTGCCGCACATGTTTACACCACCGATACAGACCAGAGAACGGCACTCTACTGGGCCGTGGGACTGATGGCACTCATCATACTGGGCGAGTTTGCCGTTGGCATCTCGCGCGTATGGGTACGTAACATACTCGGTGTGAAAGCGCAGAACCGACTGCAACAGCACATGCTGGCACGGCTGCTGCGCTCGGAATGGCGCGGACGTGAGGCCATGCACACGGGCGACGTCATCAGCCGACTGGAACAGGACGTGAAGACGGTGGTGCAGTTTCTCACCGAGACCATGCCTTCGGTGCTCTCGACCATTACTATGTTTATCGGTGCTTTCTTCTACTTGCTACAAATGGATGTATGGCTGGCATGCATCACGGTGGGCATACTGCCTATATTCATCCTGATAAGCCGGTTCTACGTGACGCAGATGCGCCGCTTCTCACGAAAGGTGCGCGACAGCGACAGCCGGGTGCAGAGCCTGCTGACCGAGACTATGCAGCACCGCATGCTGGTGAAGACAATGGAGGCCGACAACCTGATACTGGACCGACTGAGCGACACGCAGACGATGCTGCGCGGATGGGTACGCCTGCGCACGGCATTCTCGGTGACGAGTCATCTGTTTCTGAACGTCGGCTTCTCGCTGGGCTACCTGATAGCGTTTCTATGGGGCGCCCTGCGCATGCAGAGTGGCACGCTGACCTTTGGTGGTATGACGGCATTCCTGCAACTGGTGTTCCACATTCAGGGACCTGCACGCGAGCTGACCCGACTGGCGCCTGCCTTTGTCAGCGTATTCACTGCCGCCGAACGACTGATGGAACTGGAGGAAACACCGGAGGAGCAGCAGGGAGAGGCCATCATGTTGCCGGCACCTTGCGGCATCCGTTTCGAACAGGTGACATTCAACTATGGTGCCGACGGACAGCAACCTGCGATGGACAACTTCTCGGCAGACTTCAAACCAGGAACGTGCACGGCCATCATGGGCGAGACTGGATCGGGAAAGACCACACTGATACGACTGCTGCTGGCGCTGGTGAAGCCTCAACAGGGAGAGATTCTTCTCTATGGCGACCACCACGAAGCCACATCACTGTCACCGCTGCATCGCTGCAACTTTATCTATGTGCCACAGGGCAACACGATGTTGAGCGGTTCGCTGCGCGACAACCTGCAGCTGGGAAACCCACTGGCTACCGACGAGGCTATGAGGGAAGCACTCAGCAAGGCTTGTGCCGACTTTATCAACGAGCTACCACAAGGACTAGACACGCACTTCTCGGAACTGGGCGGTGGACTGAGCGAGGGACAAGCACAGCGCATTGCTATTGCACGTGCACTGCTGCGACCGGGAAGCATCCTGCTGCTGGACGAAGCTACCAGCGCACTTGACACAGAAACTGAACGAAAAGTACTTGAAAACATTCTCAGCGACCATCGTCGCACCGTTATCTTCGTGACTCACCGCACCGCGGTTATAAATTACTGCGACCAGGTTATCACCATTGGTCAATAG
- a CDS encoding ATP-binding cassette domain-containing protein — translation MISVNNINFKYAGQKRLVFDNFSLTLEENRIYGLLGKNGTGKSTLLYLLSGLLRPTAGSVSCDGIATYKRQAEMLSRIFLVTEEFELPAIHLSEYVKLYKPFYPQFSEEILKGCLADFELPEDVHLGKLSMGQRKKAYIAFAIATNTQYLLMDEPTNGLDIPSKSQFRKVIAQHMTDDRTVIISTHQVHDVEQLLDHVLILDQRSVLLNASMQEIEEKYVFEYRTPQQMDADVLYAEPTLQGNAVVAKRKEGDAETQVNLELLFNCITQAKF, via the coding sequence ATGATCAGCGTAAACAACATTAACTTTAAGTATGCCGGACAGAAGCGTCTGGTATTTGACAACTTCAGTCTGACGCTGGAGGAAAATCGTATCTATGGTCTTCTTGGCAAGAACGGTACTGGTAAATCAACCTTGCTCTACCTGCTTTCTGGCTTGTTGCGCCCCACTGCAGGTAGCGTGAGTTGCGATGGCATTGCCACCTACAAGCGACAGGCAGAGATGTTGAGCCGTATCTTCTTGGTTACTGAGGAGTTTGAACTCCCTGCAATCCACCTCTCTGAGTATGTGAAACTCTACAAGCCATTCTATCCTCAATTCTCGGAAGAGATTTTGAAGGGCTGTCTGGCTGACTTTGAATTGCCCGAGGATGTGCATCTGGGAAAACTCTCAATGGGACAGCGCAAGAAAGCCTACATTGCCTTTGCAATAGCTACCAATACGCAGTATCTGTTGATGGACGAGCCTACGAATGGGCTGGACATTCCTTCTAAGTCGCAGTTCCGCAAGGTTATTGCACAGCACATGACAGACGACCGTACGGTGATTATCTCTACCCACCAGGTGCACGATGTAGAACAGTTGCTCGACCACGTGTTGATTCTCGACCAGCGCAGCGTGCTGCTGAATGCATCTATGCAGGAAATAGAAGAGAAGTATGTCTTTGAATATCGCACACCACAGCAGATGGATGCTGACGTGCTCTATGCCGAACCTACGCTTCAGGGTAATGCCGTCGTTGCTAAGCGCAAAGAGGGAGATGCTGAGACGCAGGTCAACCTTGAACTATTGTTTAACTGTATTACCCAAGCAAAGTTTTAA
- a CDS encoding GntR family transcriptional regulator: MIFNSDKPIFLQMADRLCDEILADKYKDDDRIPSVREYAVLLEVNTNTAVKAYDELARANIIYNKRGLGYFVTKGAKKQILKERKHVFMKEQLPELFRQMQLLGITLEDVKEAYDMQQT, translated from the coding sequence ATGATATTTAATTCTGATAAACCAATATTCTTGCAGATGGCCGATAGGCTCTGCGATGAAATACTGGCCGATAAGTACAAGGATGACGACCGCATCCCATCGGTGCGTGAGTACGCAGTACTGCTGGAGGTGAATACCAACACCGCCGTGAAGGCCTATGATGAACTGGCTCGTGCGAACATTATATATAATAAAAGGGGACTGGGCTACTTTGTGACTAAAGGGGCGAAGAAACAGATCCTGAAGGAGCGCAAGCACGTGTTTATGAAAGAACAACTTCCGGAACTGTTCCGACAGATGCAACTGCTGGGTATAACGTTAGAAGATGTTAAAGAGGCGTATGATATGCAACAAACCTGA
- a CDS encoding ABC transporter ATP-binding protein, with amino-acid sequence MIHLENINKTYFGAQPLHVLKGINLDIEAGEFVSIMGASGSGKSTLLNILGILDNYDSGIYELAGTRIWNLSERKAAEYRNHMIGFIFQSFNLINFKTAVENVELPLFYQGVSRKKRHHLALEYLEKLGLLDWAEHYPNELSGGQKQRVAIARALITNPKIILADEPTGALDSKTSVEVMELLKNLNKEEHITQVIVTHDPGVAQQTNRIIRIKDGVIE; translated from the coding sequence ATGATACACTTAGAGAACATCAACAAAACCTATTTCGGTGCACAGCCATTGCATGTGCTGAAGGGCATAAATCTCGACATCGAAGCAGGCGAGTTTGTCAGCATCATGGGAGCCAGCGGCTCGGGTAAGTCCACCTTATTAAATATATTAGGTATTTTGGACAACTACGACTCGGGAATCTATGAACTGGCGGGCACACGCATCTGGAACCTGTCGGAGAGAAAAGCCGCAGAGTATCGTAACCACATGATTGGATTTATCTTCCAGTCGTTCAACCTGATCAACTTCAAGACGGCGGTAGAGAACGTAGAGCTGCCCCTGTTCTATCAGGGGGTGAGCAGGAAGAAGCGCCACCATCTGGCTCTGGAATATCTGGAGAAGCTGGGACTGCTGGACTGGGCTGAACACTACCCCAACGAGCTCTCGGGCGGACAGAAGCAGCGCGTGGCCATTGCACGCGCCCTGATCACAAACCCAAAGATTATCCTGGCCGATGAACCTACGGGTGCATTGGACTCGAAGACCAGCGTAGAGGTGATGGAACTGCTGAAGAACCTGAACAAGGAGGAACATATCACGCAGGTCATCGTGACGCACGACCCTGGCGTGGCACAACAAACCAACCGAATCATTAGAATCAAGGATGGAGTTATTGAATGA
- a CDS encoding ABC transporter permease, which translates to MELLNEIWQTVQRNKLRTGLTGFAVAWGIFMLIVLLGAGNGLINAQLLQTNRFLSNSMVVFGGSTSKPYQGMKEGRWIQLQQRDIATTDKEFNETIDEVGAQYRVSPLVSHGSQYLYPQVMGVYPNHIRIDKVDMTQGRFINTIDIREKRKVLVISEKQAKELEAKLGDNINLGNFSFKIVGIYKEQENGQPYIFSSYTAIKGIFGTNSSDAGNIEFTFHGLDTENDNEAFEKKYRKRLNANHMVHPEDEGAIWLWNRHMQNMQMNKAIGIMRMALWIVGLFTLLSGIVGVSNIMLITVKERTHEFGIRKAIGAKPWAILKLIITESIIITTFFGYIGMVLGVATCEYMDATIGHTKVDAGLFKASMFINPTVGIDICIEATMVMIIAGTIAGLIPALKAAKTRPIEALRAD; encoded by the coding sequence ATGGAGTTATTGAATGAGATATGGCAAACGGTGCAACGCAACAAGCTGCGCACCGGCCTGACAGGTTTCGCAGTGGCATGGGGCATCTTCATGCTGATTGTGCTGTTGGGTGCAGGCAACGGACTGATCAATGCACAACTGCTGCAAACCAACCGCTTCCTGTCGAACTCGATGGTTGTCTTCGGAGGATCGACATCAAAGCCCTATCAGGGCATGAAAGAGGGACGCTGGATTCAGTTGCAGCAACGCGACATTGCCACTACCGACAAGGAATTCAACGAGACTATCGACGAGGTCGGCGCTCAATATCGCGTGAGCCCACTGGTGAGTCATGGTTCTCAGTACCTGTACCCACAGGTCATGGGCGTGTATCCAAACCATATCCGCATTGACAAAGTGGACATGACGCAGGGTCGATTCATCAACACCATCGACATCCGCGAGAAGAGAAAGGTGCTGGTGATCAGCGAAAAGCAAGCCAAAGAGTTGGAAGCCAAACTGGGTGACAATATCAACCTGGGAAATTTCTCGTTTAAGATTGTAGGCATCTACAAGGAACAAGAAAACGGACAGCCCTATATCTTCTCATCATACACGGCCATCAAGGGTATCTTTGGCACCAACAGTAGTGATGCCGGCAACATTGAGTTTACGTTCCATGGACTGGACACCGAGAACGATAACGAGGCTTTTGAGAAGAAATACCGCAAGCGCCTGAATGCAAACCACATGGTACACCCTGAAGACGAAGGTGCCATCTGGCTCTGGAACAGACACATGCAGAACATGCAGATGAACAAAGCTATCGGCATCATGAGGATGGCTCTGTGGATTGTAGGCTTGTTTACGTTGCTGAGCGGCATCGTGGGCGTTTCGAACATCATGCTGATCACCGTGAAGGAACGTACACACGAGTTTGGCATCCGAAAGGCCATCGGCGCCAAGCCGTGGGCAATCCTGAAACTGATCATCACCGAGAGTATCATCATCACCACCTTCTTTGGCTATATCGGCATGGTTCTGGGCGTGGCCACCTGCGAATATATGGATGCCACAATAGGACATACGAAGGTAGATGCCGGACTGTTTAAGGCGTCCATGTTCATCAACCCTACCGTGGGCATCGACATTTGTATCGAGGCAACCATGGTGATGATTATTGCCGGCACCATTGCGGGACTGATTCCTGCACTGAAGGCTGCAAAGACCAGACCTATTGAAGCACTTAGAGCAGATTAA
- a CDS encoding ABC transporter permease produces MRIDLDNYREILDTLTRNKSRSLLTGFGIFWGVFMLVSLIGGGQGLKELLNSNFEGFATNSALVWAQPTSKAYKGFRKGRYWNMEYRDTERLRQRVPELDVISPILYGNGGSAYYADRKTSIDVNGVLPEYQFFNSPKMFYGRFLNDMDIAQKRKVCVIGKKIYKELFPGGGNPCGKFIRVDSIYYQVIGVDYNTSGGMTGSDGSKLLLPITQMQQVYNRGNTVDMIAVTGRPGVVMTSIIPRIREALGRAHTIDANDEQAIMVFNTEVLFQMMDSLFRGVNFLIWLVGLGTLLAGAIGVSNIMLVTVRERTIEIGIRRAIGATPRMILSQIVAESIVLTLVAGMSGILFAVFILQMLEMGNTEDGIVSAHFQVDFWTAIMAALAIAMMGVLAGIAPAARAMSIKPVDAMRDE; encoded by the coding sequence ATGAGAATAGACTTAGACAACTATCGTGAAATCCTTGACACTCTGACCCGCAACAAGAGTCGTTCGCTGCTGACTGGCTTCGGCATCTTCTGGGGTGTGTTCATGCTGGTATCGCTGATAGGCGGAGGACAAGGATTGAAGGAACTGCTGAACTCTAACTTTGAAGGGTTTGCCACAAACTCAGCTCTTGTATGGGCTCAGCCAACGTCGAAAGCATACAAGGGCTTCCGCAAAGGACGCTACTGGAATATGGAATACAGAGACACGGAGCGACTGCGCCAGCGCGTGCCAGAACTCGACGTGATTTCGCCCATACTCTACGGCAATGGTGGTTCGGCCTATTATGCCGACAGAAAAACTTCTATCGACGTGAACGGCGTGCTACCTGAATATCAGTTCTTCAACAGTCCGAAGATGTTCTACGGACGCTTTCTGAACGACATGGACATCGCCCAGAAACGCAAGGTGTGCGTCATTGGCAAGAAGATATACAAGGAACTGTTCCCTGGCGGTGGCAACCCCTGCGGAAAGTTCATCCGCGTGGACTCCATCTACTACCAGGTGATTGGTGTGGACTACAACACATCGGGAGGCATGACGGGTAGCGACGGCTCAAAACTGCTGTTGCCTATCACCCAGATGCAACAGGTCTATAACCGCGGTAACACGGTGGACATGATTGCCGTCACAGGACGACCAGGCGTGGTGATGACTTCCATCATCCCGCGTATCCGCGAGGCTCTGGGAAGAGCACATACCATCGATGCCAACGACGAACAGGCCATCATGGTGTTCAACACCGAAGTGCTGTTCCAAATGATGGACTCGCTGTTTCGCGGTGTCAACTTCCTGATATGGCTCGTGGGATTGGGCACACTGCTGGCCGGTGCCATCGGCGTTTCGAACATCATGCTGGTGACCGTGCGCGAACGCACCATAGAGATAGGAATACGTCGCGCCATTGGTGCCACACCCAGAATGATCCTGTCGCAGATTGTGGCAGAGAGTATCGTGCTGACGCTGGTGGCAGGTATGAGCGGCATTCTCTTTGCCGTGTTTATCCTGCAAATGCTAGAGATGGGCAATACGGAAGACGGTATTGTGAGTGCCCACTTCCAGGTGGACTTCTGGACAGCCATCATGGCTGCCTTGGCTATCGCCATGATGGGCGTATTAGCAGGTATCGCTCCTGCAGCACGTGCCATGAGCATCAAACCCGTAGATGCAATGAGAGACGAATAA
- a CDS encoding efflux RND transporter periplasmic adaptor subunit has protein sequence MKKYMKLIIASIIALIFIGTFVFLWQKSQPKEVVYTEFTPETTDLKKTTIITGKIEPRNEVSVKPQISGIIAELMKEPGDFVQQGEVIAKVKVIPDMSQLSSAESRVRLADINLKQVEKDFSRTQSLHNQKLVSDEEFEKSRQQLKQAQEENAAAIDALQVVRDGVSKSNASASSTLIRSTISGIILDIPVKVGNSVINSNTFNDGTTIATVANMKDLIFRGNIDETEVGLLSIGIPMKITIGALQDMQLDASLEYISPKATESNGANQFEIKAAVMLPTQKQEGQSLRSGYSANAEIVLAQAQQVLAIPESAIEFSGDSTFVYVVKGEGKQKTYERQPVVTGLSDGVNIEIKKGLTAKQKVRGPQLIAEEQ, from the coding sequence ATGAAAAAGTACATGAAACTCATCATTGCGAGCATCATCGCACTGATATTCATCGGAACCTTTGTGTTCCTTTGGCAGAAAAGCCAACCCAAAGAGGTGGTTTACACAGAGTTTACACCTGAAACAACCGACCTGAAGAAGACAACGATCATCACTGGTAAGATAGAACCACGCAACGAGGTGAGCGTGAAGCCTCAGATCAGCGGCATCATTGCTGAACTGATGAAGGAGCCTGGCGACTTTGTACAGCAAGGCGAGGTGATTGCCAAAGTAAAGGTGATACCAGACATGAGCCAGCTGTCTAGCGCAGAGAGCCGTGTACGACTGGCTGATATCAACCTGAAGCAGGTGGAGAAAGACTTTTCACGCACACAGTCACTGCACAACCAGAAACTGGTCAGCGACGAGGAGTTTGAGAAAAGTCGTCAGCAACTGAAGCAGGCTCAGGAGGAGAATGCGGCTGCCATCGATGCATTGCAGGTGGTACGCGATGGTGTGTCAAAGTCGAATGCCTCGGCATCGTCAACGCTGATTCGCTCAACCATCAGCGGCATCATCCTCGACATCCCCGTAAAGGTGGGTAACTCGGTCATCAACTCTAACACATTCAACGATGGAACAACCATCGCTACGGTGGCTAACATGAAAGATCTGATTTTCCGTGGCAACATCGACGAGACCGAGGTGGGCCTGCTCTCTATTGGAATCCCTATGAAGATAACCATCGGCGCTCTACAGGACATGCAACTCGATGCTTCGCTGGAATATATCTCACCAAAAGCGACAGAGAGCAATGGCGCCAACCAGTTTGAGATAAAAGCAGCCGTCATGCTGCCCACGCAGAAACAAGAAGGACAAAGTCTGCGTTCGGGCTACTCTGCCAATGCAGAAATTGTGCTGGCTCAGGCTCAGCAGGTGCTGGCTATCCCCGAGAGTGCCATCGAGTTCAGCGGTGACAGCACCTTCGTTTATGTGGTGAAGGGTGAGGGCAAGCAGAAGACCTACGAGCGCCAGCCTGTGGTGACGGGCTTGAGCGATGGTGTGAACATTGAAATCAAGAAGGGCCTCACCGCCAAACAGAAGGTGCGCGGTCCGCAACTGATTGCTGAAGAACAATAA
- a CDS encoding TolC family protein → MMNKSIAFLLFAAASLPMNAQKAWSLRQCCDYAVEHNITVKQYENQRHQRELQLSTARNSRLPDLSASAGQNFSFGRGLTAENTYTNTNTSSTSFSLGTSIPLFTGFQIPNNIRLNELNLEAATQDLEKARNDIRMQVAQAYVQILYDLELSDVAHRQISIDSAQVARLQALLDVGKVSEVELAQQKATLAQSQLTATQADNNLQLALLSMTQLLELESPDGFMVERPQVATPTAEPIGITPDDIYAEALAIKPEIQAQQLRLRSTDNNIKIAQAGLYPQLSFSAGLGSNYYKTSGFPAETFSKQIKNNFSQYLGFSLNIPIFNRFQTRNNIRAAKLERNSQQLQLDNTKKTLYKEIQQVYYNLVADNSKLRSSNQARESSETAFLLTQAKYEQGKATLTEFNEAKNNYLKAESELTQSRYEYLYQQALILFYRGQELSL, encoded by the coding sequence ATGATGAACAAAAGCATAGCATTTCTACTCTTCGCCGCTGCGTCGCTGCCCATGAATGCCCAAAAGGCATGGAGCCTGCGCCAGTGCTGCGACTATGCGGTGGAGCACAACATCACTGTAAAACAGTATGAGAACCAGCGCCACCAGCGTGAACTGCAGTTATCTACAGCCCGCAATTCGCGACTGCCTGACTTGAGCGCCAGCGCAGGTCAGAATTTCTCGTTCGGTCGTGGACTGACGGCAGAGAACACCTACACCAACACGAACACGTCTTCAACCTCATTCTCGCTGGGAACAAGTATTCCGCTATTTACGGGATTCCAGATTCCTAACAACATCCGACTGAACGAATTGAACCTCGAAGCAGCCACACAGGACCTGGAGAAAGCACGCAACGACATCCGCATGCAGGTGGCACAGGCCTACGTACAGATACTCTACGACCTGGAGCTATCGGACGTAGCCCATCGACAAATCAGCATTGATTCGGCACAGGTGGCCAGACTGCAGGCCTTGCTCGATGTAGGAAAGGTGAGCGAGGTAGAACTGGCCCAACAGAAAGCAACACTTGCGCAGAGCCAACTGACAGCTACACAGGCTGACAACAACCTGCAACTGGCTTTGCTGTCGATGACTCAACTGCTAGAACTGGAAAGTCCTGATGGCTTTATGGTGGAGCGTCCACAGGTGGCAACACCAACCGCAGAGCCGATTGGCATCACACCTGATGACATCTATGCCGAGGCCTTGGCCATCAAGCCCGAGATTCAGGCACAGCAACTGCGCCTGCGTTCAACAGACAACAACATCAAGATTGCACAGGCAGGACTCTATCCTCAACTCAGTTTCAGTGCCGGTCTTGGCTCCAACTACTACAAGACTTCGGGCTTCCCTGCCGAGACCTTCAGCAAACAGATTAAAAACAACTTTAGCCAGTATCTGGGCTTCAGTCTAAACATCCCCATCTTCAACCGCTTTCAGACACGCAACAATATCCGCGCTGCCAAGTTGGAGCGCAACAGTCAGCAACTACAGTTGGACAACACGAAGAAGACACTCTACAAGGAGATTCAGCAAGTGTACTACAATTTGGTTGCTGACAACAGCAAACTGCGCAGCAGCAATCAGGCACGCGAAAGCAGCGAGACCGCTTTTCTGCTGACACAGGCTAAGTATGAACAGGGTAAAGCCACGCTGACCGAATTCAACGAGGCCAAGAACAACTACCTGAAAGCAGAAAGCGAACTCACGCAGTCGCGCTACGAATACCTGTATCAGCAAGCCTTGATACTCTTCTACCGCGGACAAGAGCTGTCGCTGTAG